The Phoenix dactylifera cultivar Barhee BC4 chromosome 9, palm_55x_up_171113_PBpolish2nd_filt_p, whole genome shotgun sequence genome window below encodes:
- the LOC103700073 gene encoding membrane protein PM19L-like encodes MASEQFKPIVSLLVFLNFCMYAIVAAIGGWAIDIAIDRGFIIGPELRLPAHFIPIFFPIGNAATGFFVMFALIAGVVGAASALAGFNHIRFWNYDSLQPAASSGIIAWALTLIAMGLACKEINLEGRNARLKTMEAFLIILSATQLVYVLSIRGASPAHHAIPRR; translated from the exons ATGGCAAGCGAGCAGTTTAAGCCCATCGTTTCTCTCCTTGTATTCCTCAACTTCTGCATGTACGCAATTGTGGCAGCCATTGGAGGCTGGGCCATCGACATTGCCATTGATCGAGGATTCATCATAG GTCCAGAGCTACGACTCCCAGCTCATTTCATACCAATATTCTTTCCGATTGGGAATGCAGCCACTGGGTTCTTTGTGATGTTTGCACTGATAGCTGGAGTCGTGGGCGCTGCCTCTGCCCTCGCTGGCTTCAACCACATTCGCTTTTGGAATTATGACAGCTTGCAGCCTGCTGCGTCATCTGGTATCATTGCATGGGCACTCACTCTCATTGCAATGGG CTTGGCTTGCAAGGAGATTAATTTAGAGGGAAGGAACGCACGCCTG AAAACAATGGAGGCTTTCTTGATCATTCTCTCAGCTACGCAGCTTGTCTACGTCCTTTCTATTCGTGGGGCATCACCTGCGCATCATGCAATACCAAGGAGATGA
- the LOC103700158 gene encoding uncharacterized protein LOC103700158 has translation MIQLLFALLSAEVAMVVLLLFKTPLRKLATLGLDHLKRGRGPVMVKTVAGTVLLVLASSVYSMVEIRGRFTEIGSLTPTDQVLMSQNLLEASLMGYSLFLALIIDRLHHYIRELRRLRKSMEAVMKQNRALEETKNGGSDELKSRDKEVTNLNEQIKQLKLELEARTKEAKAAEASATALKKQSEGFLLEYDHLLEDNKNLRNQLQSIDLRLSHADSKKNP, from the exons ATGATTCAGCTGTTGTTTGCGCTGCTGTCGGCGGAGGTGGCGATGGTGGTGCTGCTGCTGTTCAAGACGCCGCTGCGGAAGCTGGCCACCCTGGGGCTCGACCACCTCAAGCGCGGGCGCGGGCCCGTCATGGTCAAGACCGTGGCCGGCACCGTCCTCCTCGTCCTGGCCTCCAGCGTCTACAGCATGGTCGAGATCCGCGGCCGCTTCACCGAGATTGGCTCTCTCACGCCCACCGATCAGGTCCTCATGAGCCAGAACCTCCTCGAGGCCTCCCTCATGG GATATTCTCTATTCCTTGCACTGATAATTGACCGACTGCATCATTATATTAGAGAACTACGGAGGTTAAGAAAGAGCATGGAGGCTGTAATGAAACAAAACAGGGCCttagaagaaacaaaaaatgGGGGTTCAGATGAATTAAAATCACGAGACAAGGAGGTCACCAATTTGAACGAACAGATCAAACAGCTGAAACTGGAGTTAGAGGCAAGGACTAAGGAGGCAAAGGCAGCAGAAGCAAGTGCAACAGCTCTAAAGAAACAGTCTGAAGGGTTTCTTCTTGAATATGACCACCTTTTGGAGGACAACAAGAATCTTCGAAACCAATTGCAGTCAATTGATCTCAGGTTGTCACATGCTGATAGCAAGAAGAACCCTTGA
- the LOC103701811 gene encoding mitogen-activated protein kinase kinase kinase 18-like, which yields MGMVEWCRGRTIGRGSSATVSLATVPASGEVFAVKSAEIARAGLLQREQRILSNLNSPHVVSYLGCDVTSEKNGVYYNLFTEYAARGSLSDEIKKQGGCLDEPTIRSYSYHILRGLAYLHSSRIAHCDVKGQNVLIGSDGRAIIADLGCARRVAGDEDDYDDDDGLQLRGTPMFMAPEVARGEEQGIPADIWALGCTIVEMATGHAPWPEVSDPIAALHRIAFSSDVPELPSWISDEGKDFSDKCLRRDPKERWTAEQLLNHPFVASSANSIHKRISPKSTLDQAFWDSLSDEYEEEEEEDEEEDGNSSDDPSKRIQLLVGGGTVVGSPNWTWDDSWMTIRTDGREGEIILETEKNSVQIPVDEPTGGDPPTNPCVSRSGEFSLTGTSGGSSSSSSEEFILSTNHMDSEEDYLPNPRNYYGFINDFNCNSSSLGHPDEGIEKLFRSCKKDVITFGSGNCNPINQRQRHSICVLKLVLSFVSSWLAAFVFYFLLFSKASFDRRVRRRTEIADHVLEAPALGE from the coding sequence ATGGGCATGGTCGAGTGGTGCAGAGGCCGGACCATCGGCCGCGGCTCCTCCGCCACGGTCTCCCTCGCCACCGTCCCCGCCTCCGGCGAGGTCTTCGCGGTCAAGTCGGCAGAGATTGCTCGCGCCGGGCTGCTTCAGAGGGAGCAGAGGATCCTCTCTAATCTGAATTCTCCCCACGTCGTCTCCTATCTCGGCTGCGACGTCACCTCTGAGAAGAACGGTGTCTACTATAATCTCTTCACGGAGTACGCCGCCAGGGGCTCGCTCTCCGACGAGATCAAGAAGCAGGGCGGCTGCCTCGACGAGCCGACAATCCGGTCCTACAGTTACCACATCCTCCGCGGGCTGGCCTACCTCCACTCCAGCCGCATCGCCCATTGCGACGTCAAGGGCCAGAACGTCCTGATCGGGTCCGATGGCCGCGCAATTATCGCCGACTTGGGATGTGCACGGCGGGTGGCCGGCGACGAAGATGATTATGACGACGATGATGGTCTCCAATTGAGGGGGACGCCGATGTTCATGGCGCCGGAGGTGGCTCGAGGGGAGGAACAGGGGATCCCGGCTGACATTTGGGCGTTGGGGTGCACCATCGTGGAGATGGCCACAGGGCACGCGCCTTGGCCCGAGGTCTCCGATCCAATCGCCGCTCTCCACCGAATTGCCTTCTCATCCGACGTGCCCGAGCTACCGAGCTGGATCTCCGACGAGGGGAAGGACTTCTCCGACAAATGCTTGAGAAGAGATCCCAAGGAGCGGTGGACGGCGGAGCAGCTTCTGAATCATCCCTTTGTGGCATCGTCGGCGAATTCAATTCACAAACGGATTTCTCCCAAGAGCACTCTCGATCAGGCCTTCTGGGACTCGTTATCAGACGAatacgaagaagaagaagaagaagatgaagaagaagacggaAACTCGTCAGATGATCCATCGAAGAGAATTCAGCTTCTCGTCGGCGGCGGCACCGTCGTCGGCAGTCCCAACTGGACATGGGATGACAGCTGGATGACCATCAGAACCGACGGCAGGGAAGGCGAGATCATTCTCGAGACAGAGAAGAACAGCGTTCAGATTCCAGTAGACGAGCCCACCGGCggcgacccaccgaccaatccGTGTGTCAGCAGAAGCGGCGAATTTAGTCTCACTGGCACCAGCGGtggaagcagcagcagcagcagcgaagaatTCATCTTAAGCACTAATCACATGGATTCGGAGGAAGATTACCTTCCAAATCCACGTAATTATTATGGTTTCATTAACGATTTTAATTGTAACAGTTCAAGTTTGGGACACCCAGATGAGGGAATTGAGAAGCTGTTCCGCAGCTGTAAAAAAGATGTTATTACCTTCGGCAGTGGTAATTGTAATCCAATCAATCAGAGGCAAAGACATTCTATTTGTGTTCTTAAATTGGTGCTTTCCTTTGTTTCCAGTTGGCTCGCTGCTTTTGTCTTTTACTTTTTGCTCTTTTCCAAGGCAAGTTTTGATAGAAGGGTTAGGAGACGCACCGAAATCGCTGATCATGTCCTCGAGGCACCGGCACTGGGGGAATAA